The sequence CAACTGATTTTTAGTCGCATTGACGGAATTGAAAGTCGTCAGATTCTGTCTTCTGCGGCTTCAGTCCAGATTGGGTGTGCCTTTAAAAGGGCAGTTTTAATAATCTGTAACTAAGTCATTATAACCCAGTAATTAATTTTTCCTGACCATGAGATCAACAATCTTGACTGGTGTCGAATCTCATTTCTAATTTTCTATTCATGGTGCTTATGTTGCCCTCTTGCCCTGGAAGTATGGCAAAAAAAATTCCGGCCTATGTGTAAATAATAGGCCGGATCTTGATAGTGTTAATGGTAGATTCCATCTGTGGAGAAGCGGAAATCGCCATTCATTATGACAGACATACGCAGAAAAGCGGTTCATAGATTCGCCAAGCCTTATCGTACAAATGTTGTTCAACGCCTGGCCCTGGCCAGTTAAAGGACCGACCAACAACAATAGTCTACTTATGCTACTGGCTTGATTGTTGTTAGTGGCAATGCTATCCACGAATATGAAAACAAGTCATAGCATGGCCATGAAAACAAATAAGCAGGAGCCGGAACCAACACCTACTATTGATGATATAACTAAAGAAGCAAAACGGCTTTATGCCATGGGATTTAGCCTGAAGAACGCCGTTTGGCTAGCGATTACTACTCTACGTGGTAAAACAAAGAATCAATAAAACGTACGTTAATGATAGGACTTACAGAACATCCCAAACAGTAAAGTGCCAATAGTTTTCAACTATTAACAACTGATTTACCTTCTTCGGGTTACTAAGTCGATTTCCTATGTAATCGATTACAGGTCACTTTACAGTCATTACCTTTTCAGCTAACTCCAGCGCCAAAAGACTAGCTAAATATTACGCACATATACCATTGAATAGATAATCACATATCCTTCGCAAACTACTACTTTAATCATATTAAATAAAGAGTCTAAAATCGCTAAATTATTTTACACTCATGAATTAACCGTATAATATAGTAAGTTAGCCAAGTACAATCAATTTGATTTGCGATAAAATAAAACAAAAAAGTACAATTAGCGGCCATTTTTCACTAAAAATAAACTTCTTTCTCTATTTATGCCCACTCTATAATCGTACTGCGAATATGTATGCCTTAAAACGATTCCACACGAAACGAACGGTTGGCCAATATTTTGGACGGCTTCATGACTCGCAGATACAACCTTTTTTAAAAGCAGGATGGCCGCAATTGTTAAACCATCCGGATACCGTCAACATAATGGTTGCCGAACGGATAAACATCTGATTTACAGTACTGTAGTTGCGATTTTTCACTAAATCCTACCAGTTAGACAACTTTGCCGGAATTAATCTCTGCATTGATTTATTACCCAAAGACTGCCTAAGCGTTTTTTATTCCCGCTTCGGTCGTCCGGTCGCGCAAACAGTAGTACCCGGAGTTGGGCGAATCGTTTTCATACCTAAATCGATTGTCAACTCCGATCTGGTCGATCTCCAGAAAGACGGTCTGCTCCGACTGGCGTACTCCAGTAATTAATTCATGCTTCCTCCGTTAACAAATCCAGCATGAGCCGGGTTAATTTCCCCACAGGACTTTCGCATAAAGCCGTACCACGGTCGCTCATACGCCTTTCAGTCGGTGACTGACCAGGTTTTTTATTTTGTTATCAATGCGTTTTAAAGACCGAAGCGACGCCGGCAAGGTGTTAGCCCAACTGCTTGCCCGCTATGACCGAAAGGACAACAGCCTCGTATTGGCATTGCCACGCGGTGGTGTGCCGGTTGCCTATGAAGTTGCCATTCGACTCCATTGCCCGCTTGACGTTTTTATCGTCCGCAAACTGGGCTTCCCTACGCTGCCAGAGTTAGCTATGGGGGCCATTGCTTCGGGGGGCCTACTAGTTCTGAACGAATCGCTGATTCGATCAAAGGGTATTTCGCAGGAAGCGATTGCTCAGGTTGTTAAGGTAGAAAGTCAGGAATTAGTGCGTCGCGAACGCGAGTATCGTGCCGGTAAACCTTCACAAATCATAAACGGGAAAACAATTTTCCTGATCGATGATGGCTTGGCAACGGGTGCCAGTATGAAGGCTGCCCTACTAGCCGTCAAGCAGCAAAACCCAACTCAACTTATAATAGCCGTACCGGTAGCAACCGAACAATCCTGTGACGAATTAAGGCGCGAAGCCGACCTCGTTATCTGCGCCAGAACACCAGAACCATTCTATAGTGTAGGTTATTGGTACGATGATTTTTCGCAGACAACCGATTACGAAGTACATAATTTATTACAGAAAGCCACCGCTATTGACCTGAGCTAGCCTTACAAAAGCGAATTATTTTGGCAGCTCAGGCTAAATGCCATGAAACAGTTCAAACCTTGCCCAGGAACTAATACGGGTAAACTAATCCAATGTACCTGTAACGTACTAAGAAACAACTCTATCACTGGTCAAACTGTCGGGTTTTCTCAGGTAAACATGTTAGAATATCCTGGTGTAAACACCATACATAGCAAACATTTTAGTAAGGACATTGATTTATATGAGTATTAAAATGTTTAATAATTGAGTATGAAATCCGATAACAAATGGGTAGCCCTGCTAGACGAAGATCAGGACGACTTTATGATACTTCAACAGGGAATAAATACGTGGGCTCCCAATCTGGAATTACATTGGTTTAAGTCGTTTACTCAATTTGAACAATTATTACAGACAGACATGAACTTACCGAGTTCCATTGTGCTAAATGGAATTTCACCTACTGGTTCAGAAATTGACTGGATCAAGCGATTTAAGCTTGACAGCCGTTTAGCTAAAATTCCAATCATCATTTTAACGGAAGAGTATTGGGAAGCCCAAAACCAGTTATACCGAGCAGCAGGTGTGTTCGATTATCAACCTAAGCCCGTTAGCCAAAGTGATCTGAAACACTTTATTGGCAGAATAAGCGATAGTATCACTATTTAGGCAGGATACCACTTTTTCAGTTTAACTCAATGAATCTCCGTTGCACCGGCTTTTCGGCTTCTTCATTGCGTTTGTCATTATTACTAATTGTCTGCTCTAAACACTAAACCCCGTTACTTACTCAACATGGCTATTGCCTTCGCCAACACAACATCGTGGCCAGCAGCCAGATCGTCTTTGGGATTGACGACTCGTTGCTTCGGTTCGATTCCGATGCCCTCGTAGCTCTTGCCGTCAGCCGCTCTGAAATCACCAGAACTAAGGGCATAAATCCAGCCATTAGGTAGCTCCCGTTTTGGGTTATCAGAAAAAACGCCAAATGTGGTGTCGCCAATGTGAGTTACATTGGCATTCTGGCGCATGGCCAGTGTAAATGTCTCGCCCGCACTTTGCGTAATTCGATTGGTCAGCAACACGACCGGTTTTGCATATCGAAACGTCCCAGCCGGTTCCACGTACCAGTCAACAGCTGTTGTAAAATCCGTATGCCTTGGTCCATTTCGAAAACGGGTTTTCATAAATAGCTTACGGGTAGAAGCAAACCGGTTGGCCACCACCTGTCCTGAGCGATCATCACCCCCGGCCAGATTCCGAACGTCGATAACAATTCCTTTGGTATCGGCCAGGGCAGCCAGCGTTTCGTCAACAGCCCGTTCATAGAATTTTGGGTTCTGGCCCAAATCCACGAAATAGAGATAACCAATATTCCCGTCTAGTTTTCCATAGAGCACGTTAAGCCCATCAGCGGTGCCGATTTCATGACTATCTGTTATGTATTTCTTTACGACCTTCAGGTCAAATTCATTGGTTGGATAGTTGGGGCCACTATCGTAACGTCGATAATCCGGACCGGGTTTTACCAGCCAGACATGGCCGTCGTTTAGTTCACCCAGCATCTGAGCAATCACATCAAATAACTGATTATCCGTCATTTGTGGTTTTACCAGCGGCCGATATTTTTCATAAACAGCGTTCCAGTCTATCTGTTTCACGGCAAACTGACCATACATCCGGTCAAATTCCTGCCAGAGTTGATCGAAATTTGATTCGGGCGTATTGACTGGCTCCGGGCCTACCGTCAGGTCGTTGCAGGCAACCAACAGCATTGCCAGCAAACTTAAAAATATCGTCTTTATGGAGTATATCGTCGAGGATTTCATCGGGTTTGCCATTGAAATTTGTAGATAACGGAAAGATTAGCCCGGTGGGTTGCCGATCGGATCAGTTGCGGTTCTGTATAGCGTAGCCAATTGTACTGATAGTCGGTCTGGAACGCGACCCACTGGTTTAGCTCAAACCGATAACCGATACCGACCTGCGGATTCAGGAACCGATTGACAGTTACCCACTGCGATCCACTCAGAAAAGACGAAGCATTCGACCGGTTCGGCTCTGAAATAACATTGCTATAGGGCATTCGGCCAATGAATGCGATTAGGGGGAGTGAAAACCCGGCACTTAGTGAATGCTTCCGGCCAAGCGTTAATCTCGTCTTATACAACACCGATAAAGTGGCTGTATTCAGTGCCCAGGTCGATAAAACGAGCCCGTCTGCATACCCAAACGAATCGCGAATACCCAGTCCAAGCCAGCTCGTCCGGTCAGTTGTTCGTTGAATGAGCCGGTGGTAATCAAGCTCGACTTGTCCAGCATATAATGTTGGAACCACCCACAGGGGTTGCTCTTGTTCAGACGAAAATTTAATCGATCGAATGCCTAAACCGGGAGCAATAAAATCGCCCAGACCAGCCTGAGCCGCAATGTACCACTGATTTTTTGTCATTAGCCGGGTATAAGCTATACGAATACCGTTCAGGTTTGCCACATACAGCATTGGTGACGCCTGTAAATCCCGCATCTTGTAGGTTTCGCGGTTGTAACCGATTTGAAATTCCGAGACGGGGTGCGGAGTTTGTCGTATAAATGGCTCCTC comes from Spirosoma aureum and encodes:
- a CDS encoding phosphoribosyltransferase produces the protein MRFKDRSDAGKVLAQLLARYDRKDNSLVLALPRGGVPVAYEVAIRLHCPLDVFIVRKLGFPTLPELAMGAIASGGLLVLNESLIRSKGISQEAIAQVVKVESQELVRREREYRAGKPSQIINGKTIFLIDDGLATGASMKAALLAVKQQNPTQLIIAVPVATEQSCDELRREADLVICARTPEPFYSVGYWYDDFSQTTDYEVHNLLQKATAIDLS
- a CDS encoding response regulator: MKSDNKWVALLDEDQDDFMILQQGINTWAPNLELHWFKSFTQFEQLLQTDMNLPSSIVLNGISPTGSEIDWIKRFKLDSRLAKIPIIILTEEYWEAQNQLYRAAGVFDYQPKPVSQSDLKHFIGRISDSITI
- a CDS encoding S41 family peptidase, with protein sequence MKSSTIYSIKTIFLSLLAMLLVACNDLTVGPEPVNTPESNFDQLWQEFDRMYGQFAVKQIDWNAVYEKYRPLVKPQMTDNQLFDVIAQMLGELNDGHVWLVKPGPDYRRYDSGPNYPTNEFDLKVVKKYITDSHEIGTADGLNVLYGKLDGNIGYLYFVDLGQNPKFYERAVDETLAALADTKGIVIDVRNLAGGDDRSGQVVANRFASTRKLFMKTRFRNGPRHTDFTTAVDWYVEPAGTFRYAKPVVLLTNRITQSAGETFTLAMRQNANVTHIGDTTFGVFSDNPKRELPNGWIYALSSGDFRAADGKSYEGIGIEPKQRVVNPKDDLAAGHDVVLAKAIAMLSK